Proteins encoded within one genomic window of Agelaius phoeniceus isolate bAgePho1 chromosome 9, bAgePho1.hap1, whole genome shotgun sequence:
- the DUSP29 gene encoding dual specificity phosphatase 29 codes for MDKMSSGSWNAGKKNPYTAVKVDPDEDYCTPGAFELERLLWKGCPQYTHVNEVWPNLYIGDEKTALDRYSLEKAGFTHILNAAHGQRNVDTGAQYYSSMALQYHGVEADDLPTFNLSQFFYSASKFIDNALQDERSKVLVHCAMGRSRSATLVLAYLMIHKNMTVVDAIEQVARHRCIMPNRGFLKQLRELDIELALQRRNSKNSLAPAEQQNSTTI; via the exons ATGGACAAGATGTCATCAGGGAGCTGGAACGCTGGGAAGAAAAACCCATATACAGCAGTCAAAGTAGATCCTGATGAGGACTATTGTACCCCAGGGGCATTTGAACTGGAGAGGCTCTTGTGGAAGGGCTGCCCACAGTACACTCACGTCAATGAAGTCTGGCCCAACCTCTACATAGGAGATGA GAAAACGGCTCTGGATCGCtacagcctggagaaggcgGGGTTCACGCACATCCTGAACGCGGCCCACGGGCAGCGCAACGTGGACACGGGAGCGCAGTACTACAGCAGCATGGCCCTGCAGTACCACGGCGTGGAGGCCGACGATCTCCCCACCTTCAACCTCAGCCAGTTCTTTTATTCGGCTTCCAAATTCATTGATAACGCTCTTCAGGATGAAAGAA GCAAGGTGCTGGTTCACTGTGCCATGGGCCGCAGCCGCTCCGCCACGCTGGTCCTGGCTTACCTGATGATCCACAAGAACATGACAGTGGTGGATGCCATTGAGCAGGTGGCAAGGCACCGCTGCATCATGCCAAACAGGGGCTTCCTgaagcagctgagagagctggacatagagctggcactgcagaggAGGAACAGCAAGAACAGCCTAGCacctgctgagcagcagaacAGCACCACCATCTag